The Oenanthe melanoleuca isolate GR-GAL-2019-014 chromosome 1A, OMel1.0, whole genome shotgun sequence genome contains a region encoding:
- the IL15RA gene encoding interleukin-15 receptor subunit alpha isoform X2, whose translation MAGPLLCATIALLLLRAAADTAHCSPPKAVANAHIDAGNRTELNSRLRYSCNPGYKRRAGTSSLIQCVLWNGSEPRWTQPTLQCIRDPALSWETPGPELPHTESTTQRGASPNSSPSPASSQPPVPAAPDVSPDTARPPEMVPTPDTSWLGEGTPPPPIPPTDHAAVSIQAMASSIGLLVLLATGITAACCWRRRCSRQGYMVTETDIPMGALPSGNEEVAPAVIVPTG comes from the exons ATGGCGGGGCCGCTGCTCTGCGCTACCATCGCTCTCCTGCTGCTCCGCGCCGCCGCCGACACCG CTCACTGCAGCCCCCCCAAGGCCGTGGCCAACGCCCACATCGACGCCGGGAACCGCACGGAGCTCAACTCCCGCCTGCGCTACTCCTGCAACCCCGGCTACAAGCGCAGAGCCGGCACCTCCAGCCTCATCCAGTGCGTGCTCTGGAACGGCTCCGAGCCCCGCTGGACCCAGCCCACCCTCCAGTGCATCC GAGATCCGGCTCTTTCCTGGGAAACCCCCGGCCCGGAGCTGCCACACACGGAGAGCACGACCCAGAGGG GTGCCAGCCCCaattccagcccctctccagcttccagccagccacctgtgccagcagcacctgatGTGTCCccagacacagccaggccacCAGAGATGGTCCCAACCCCAGACACGtcctggctgggagaggggacGCCCCCGCCGCCCATCCCCCCCACGGATCATGCTGCAG ttTCCATCCAGGCCATGGCTTCTTCCATTG gactcctggtgctgctggccactgGAATtacagctgcctgctgctggaggaggag gtgcagcaggcagggctaCATGGTGACAGAGACAGACATTCCCATGGGGGCTCTTCCCTCTGGGAATGAGGAGGTGGCTCCTGCTGTCATTGTCCCCACGGGCTGA
- the IL15RA gene encoding interleukin-15 receptor subunit alpha isoform X1, translating to MAGPLLCATIALLLLRAAADTAHCSPPKAVANAHIDAGNRTELNSRLRYSCNPGYKRRAGTSSLIQCVLWNGSEPRWTQPTLQCIRDPALSWETPGPELPHTESTTQRAGASPNSSPSPASSQPPVPAAPDVSPDTARPPEMVPTPDTSWLGEGTPPPPIPPTDHAAVSIQAMASSIGLLVLLATGITAACCWRRRCSRQGYMVTETDIPMGALPSGNEEVAPAVIVPTG from the exons ATGGCGGGGCCGCTGCTCTGCGCTACCATCGCTCTCCTGCTGCTCCGCGCCGCCGCCGACACCG CTCACTGCAGCCCCCCCAAGGCCGTGGCCAACGCCCACATCGACGCCGGGAACCGCACGGAGCTCAACTCCCGCCTGCGCTACTCCTGCAACCCCGGCTACAAGCGCAGAGCCGGCACCTCCAGCCTCATCCAGTGCGTGCTCTGGAACGGCTCCGAGCCCCGCTGGACCCAGCCCACCCTCCAGTGCATCC GAGATCCGGCTCTTTCCTGGGAAACCCCCGGCCCGGAGCTGCCACACACGGAGAGCACGACCCAGAGGG CAGGTGCCAGCCCCaattccagcccctctccagcttccagccagccacctgtgccagcagcacctgatGTGTCCccagacacagccaggccacCAGAGATGGTCCCAACCCCAGACACGtcctggctgggagaggggacGCCCCCGCCGCCCATCCCCCCCACGGATCATGCTGCAG ttTCCATCCAGGCCATGGCTTCTTCCATTG gactcctggtgctgctggccactgGAATtacagctgcctgctgctggaggaggag gtgcagcaggcagggctaCATGGTGACAGAGACAGACATTCCCATGGGGGCTCTTCCCTCTGGGAATGAGGAGGTGGCTCCTGCTGTCATTGTCCCCACGGGCTGA